GAACCACATACTCACCTGTAATATAAACCGGCATCTATGATAAAATTTCTAAGACTTTCAGGTATTGGTTTTTTACTTACAGGTATGTTCCTGATAATCGCCGTCAGTAATGTTTATGCACAGGTAGATACAGATAGTTTGCTGAGGAGAATTGATAGTCTGGAAGCGAAGGTAAACCGTATCCAGAGCCGTATCGGAAGGCCGCAGCCGCAGAACAGAACACAGACGAGAAGTGCATTGGAATCGGGCAAATACGGAGGGTTTGTGGTAGCTGATTTCATGAATACCAAACTGACAATAGGTGGATTTGTGCAGGCAGATTTCATATATGATTTTAAACAACCGGGAAATACGCAGGCCTTTGTGCCATCGTCTATTCCCATCAACAATGCGTCTAAGGGGAATATTGCCTTTTCTCCGCGTCAGACGCGCCTGACCATAGGATCAGAATCAGACACCAAATTAGGTAAACTGAAAACCATCCTGGAATTTGATCTTTTCAATCCGGATGGTTCTTCAGTACCACGTTTGCGTCATGCCTGGGGAGAGTTGGGAAGATGGGGCGCAGGTCAGTACTGGTCGGCATTTATGGATATCGACGTGTTCCCGAATACATTGGATTATGAAGGACCTAACGCGATGGTATTTGTTCGTCAGATTCAGGTAAGATATACACAACCTTTATCGCGCAAAACCACATTGGCTTTCAGTCTCGAAAATCCTGGAAGCGATGTGAAATTTCCGGTTGACTCGGGCATGTCTGCCCGGACGCTTTTCCCGGATGCGGTGCTGCAGTTCAGGCACACCTTTACGGAAGGCAGTCATATTCAACTGGCGGGTCTGTTCCATCCCATTACCTTTGATGACAGGTTACAGGATTCCCATACCACCATTGGCTGGGGTGCAAACCTCACCGGTGTAATTGAAATCAATCCCAGGATCAAGGACAATTTCGTGTACCAGGTAACGTACGGACAAGGTATTGCACGATATTTCAATGATCTGGGTGGTGGCGGATACGATGCAGTCGCGAAGTCGCAGACTGCATTGAAATCCATCCCCGTATTCGGTGTGATGGGGTTTTATGATCACTGGTGGAGCGATAAGCTCAGTACATCACTGGGCTATGGTTTTTTACAGCTGGATGATCAGCAATGGCAGCCCCAGACAGATTTTAAATCTACGCAGTACGGTGTGATAAACCTGCTGTACTATCCTTCTTCATTTGTAAAATTTGGTCTGGAATACCTGTATGGCAAGCATCTTATTATTGATAAACAGGATGGTAACAACAGCAGACTACAGGTATCTATGATGTACAAATTCTAAAGCAAACCTTATGAAACGCATTAACTCCATTTTCTTCGCATTGGTGGTATTACTGCTTACCGGTAGCAGTGTGATGGCGCAGAAAGCCAAAGAAAGCCTGACAGAAGCCAATCTCAAGGCTGTTATGAACGAGGCTTATGAGAAATTCAAAAACGCGCCTGGCGGGGCTAATGCCAGCTACATTCCATTTCTGGCCGATGTGGACTCAAAGCTCTATGGTATTGCAATTTGTACTGCCGACGGCAAGTTATATGAAGTAGGAGATGCCAAATATGAGTTTGGTATTGAATCCATTTCAAAAGTATTTGTACTGGCGCTGGCCATGATGGACCATGGTCCTAAAGCCATTGAAGACAGTATCGGCGTTAATGCTACCGGTATGCCATTCAACTCTGTGCTGGCAGTGGAGCTGGAGCCTGCCAGGGCGGTGAATCCGCTGGTAAATGCCGGGGCCATGGCTACCAACAGCTTTGTAAAGGCACCCAACAGTGCGGCAAAATGGCAAAGAATTGATGACATCTTTGCCAAATTTGCAGGACGGCGTTTACCCGTGATCGATAAGTTATATCAGTCGGAAAGCGCCACCAATCAGCATAATAAAGCGATCGCCTATTTGCTCTATTCTTATGGCAGGTTTTATGATGATGTAGATGTATCAGTAGACCTGTATACCAAAGGCTGCTCTTACGGTACCAGCGCAAAAGACCTGGCTGTAATGGCAGGGACCCTGGCCAATGCAGGCAGAAACCCGATTACTAAAGAACAGGTGATTAAACCCGAATATTGCCCTAAAATACTGGCTAATATGATCACTGAAGGCTTATACGATTCTACCGGCGACTGGGTATACGCTACCGGACTTCCCGGCAAAAGCGGCGTAGGCGGCGGTATAATCGCAGTAGTGCCCGGTAAGCTGGCCATTGCTGTATTTGCGCCACCACTGGACAAAGCCGGCAATAGCGTAAAAGGTCAGTTAGCAGTGAAATATATGGTAGATAAGCTCGGGCTGAACTTGCTCGACGGAAGAAATTAATTTTTCTGGAACTGCCGTTCCATGACCGGCAGTTCCAAAAAAATCTCCACTATTCCGTAATTTCATAGAACAAGTTCTCACCATAACAAGTTTTATAATTATGGATGTTAAGGATTATTACAAGATTCTGGGCGTAGAGAAGAGTTCAACGGCAGAACAGATCAAAAAAGCCTATCGTAAACTGGCAGTGAAATATCACCCCGACAAAAATCCCGGTGATAAAGCTGCAGAAGAGAAATTTAAGGAAATCAATGAAGCCTACGAAGTGCTCAGTGATGCCGACAAAAGAAAGAAATACGACCAGTTTGGTGAAAACTATAAGTATTACGAACAACATGGTGGTCGTCCGGAAGACTTCGACTGGTCGCAATATGGCGGCGGTGGTGGCGGCGGACAACAATACCACTATTCCGGTAATATGGAAGATATGTTTGGAGGAGAAGGGAATTTCTCGGACTTCTTCGAACAGCTTTTCGGCAGCCGGTTTTCAGGAGGCGCCGGCGGAAGACGTGCCCAAAGCACCGCCAGAGGCCGTGATGTACAGGCAACCATGGAAGTTTCCCTGGCCGATGCCTACAGCGGCGCCACCAGGCAGGTAGAAGTAGGTGGCAGCAGGCTGAATATTAAGCTTAAACCGGGCCTCTACGAAGGACAGGTGATCCGACTCAAAGGAAAAGGAAACCCGGGCCGGAAAGGCGGAGAAAACGGCGATTTGCTGATTACCATACAACTGGCCCCACATCCCGGCTATGAACTGAAAGGACAAGACTTACACGGAGACGTTGCCGTACCGCTATACACCGCTATCCTGGGAGGTAAAATCAACGTACCTACCCCCGGAAGCACACTGAACATGAACATCCCCGCAGGAACAGACAGTGGCAAGGTTTTCAGACTCAAAGGAAAAGGAATGCCGGCATACGACAACAAAGGCGAGGCCGGTGATCTTTATATAAAAACGGTAGTACATATTCCTACTCACCTTACCGACAAGGAAAAAGAATTGTTTGAGCAACTTTCACAACTAAACGCACATGGCCATGCTTAGGTTATTCGATTATCTCGAAGAAGTAATTGCCACGGAAAGGATTTCGCAGCTGAATAATCCTCCGATGTTATATACCGCCAGTGAAATCATGCAGGAACTGGGCTATCCTGAATCGAGCCTGGCCCAGGAGCCGCTGGACCGTGCTATGCATGCCTGTGCAGCGCTACAGATCCCGGTAAACTATAACTTCAAAAAGGTATACCTCTTCAAAGACGGAGAAATGATTACCGACTGGCAGCTGTCTGAACTGGCTACCTATCTCTTTATGATCAACTGCAATCCGTTGAATCCGGTAGTAGCAAAAGCACAACTCATTTTTATGATGAAAGACCGCGTATGAGAGACGTAAACAGGACGGGAATCCTAATTGTCATTATCATGGGAACTATCATGGCCGGGATAGATTCCAGTATCGTGAACATATCCCTTCCTGTGATGAGCCGGCAGTTCAATTGTACCCTCGATGAAATAGAATGGGTTATCACCGTTTATATGCTGAGTTTTTCTGTGCTCATGCCACTCACCAACTGGCTTAAAAACAGAATAGGCTTCTTTAACCTCTACCTTGGTGCTATCAGTATCTTTACCATTGGGTCTTTAATGTGTGCATTGTCTGATAACCTGCCGTCGCTGCTGGCGGCCAGGGTGATCCAGGCATTGGGAGGCGGCGCCATGGCGCCTACGTCCATGGCAATCATTTCGTATGTTTTCCCTTCACGCATACGGGGTACCATATTGGGCTGGTGGGGACTCGGCAACCTCGTAGGACCGGCCATCGGCCCTACACTCGGTGGTATCCTCACCGAAAAATTCGGCTGGCCATCAATCTTCTATATCAATCTGCCCATCGGTATCCTGACGGTATATTTGGCCTTCCGGTATTTAGGCATATTGCGTAAGCAGCCAAAAATCAAGCTGCCATTTGATCTGGCAGGGTTTACCGCACTGACCATATTTCTGGTATGTCTGCAATATGGTATCGCCAAAGCAGAAAGAGTGGGGATAACATCTCCCCAGATCCTTATTATACTGAGCATTGCATTGCTTGCATTGATTGCCTTTGTCGGCATAGACAGGCGTGTGAAAACACCTATCATAGACCTGCACCTGTTTGAAAATTATTCCTTTGTCAGTTGTATCCTGGTAACGATATCCAGGGCAGCGGCCCTGTTTGGCGGGCTGTTTCTGATGCCTTTCCTTTTGCAGGAACAGATGGGGTATTCTGAAGGCATGTCGGGGCTGCTGATATTACCCAATTCTGTATTTATGGCAGCGCTGATGCCTTTTGCCGGCCGCTGGTCGGACAAGCATGGCAGCCGGGAAATATCGCTGATGGGGATTTTGTTGCTGGCAGTTTCCATGTTCCTGTTTGCCCGCCTCGATTCGCACAGTGGTATGCAAAGTGTGATCATCACCATGGTGATACGCGGGCTGGGAATGGGGCTGCTGCTGGCGCCGCTCAATGCTGCCACACTGAGTGCCGTAAGACCCGAAGAGGTGACCATGGCATCCAGTATCAGTACGCTGATGCAGCAGGTAGGTGGTGCGCTGGGAATCGCCATGCTGGCCATTATTACCCAGGCTACCTACAACGAAAACGTTCTTGCCGGTGTAAGTAACATGCGGGCACATCATCTGGCTTTGCGGCAAGGTTTTCATATCTCCATGATCATTCTGCTGGTAACCCTGATCCCTGCGTGGTTTATGCCCCGCCGGAACGTAGTGCTCAAAGAAGCAGATAAACATATTGATACTTAGGAATAATTTTTGAAGACCTTTGCAGAACTAATTTTTTAAACATGCCTGCGACCGGAAAGAAACGAATCCTCATGATCGATGATGATGAAGATGATTTTTATTTAGTAAATGCACTCCTGCAGGACATCTCTCCGGATCAGTACACACTGGAGTGGGCATCTTCCTATAACAATGGTTTAAAAGCAATCGCCACCCAGGCGCATGACTTATACCTGGTTGATTACCGCTTAGGCAGTCATACCGGCATTGACGTGCTGAAATATTTCCGTCAGCTGGATTACAATGCTCCCGTTATTCTTTTCACCGGTAAAGGCGACTACCTCATCGATAAAGAGGCCATGGAAGCCGGCGCCTCTGATTATCTCGTTAAAAGCGAGATCAATGGCGCGTTGCTGGAAAGAGCCATCAGGTATACACTAGATAAGTTTGCACATCTTTCTGTTATAGAGAAGAGTGAGAAAAGATATTTCAGCATATTTGAGAAATCCAACGATATTATTTTACTGGTAGATGACCAGCAGCGTATAATAGCAGCGAATCCCGCCGCAGTAAAGGTGTTGGGTTATGGAGATGACCACCTTTACCATATGTGCCTCTCTGACCTGATTGCCAGGGATGAAGATAAGCTGGTATTTGCATCCCGGTCGCTGGCGCATCATCCGGCAGGACAACTGGAATATCTTTTTCAGAGTCAGGCCGGCCTGTTGCTGGAAGTGATGATGAACATATCGCTGCTGGACGAAAAGAACGAGCATTACCTCTGTATTATCCAGGATGTGACCTTGCAGAAGCAGAAAGCCAGAGAAAAGCAGCAACAGGAAAAGTTTGCAATTACTGGTCGCATAGCCCGCATGGTAGCCCATGAAGTGCGTAATCCGCTCACCAACATATTGCTGGCCACCTCTCAGCTGAAAATGGAGCCGATGGCTGAATCTGAAGAAGGGCAGCTATACCTGGATATCATGGAGCGAAACTGTCATCGTATCAACCAACTGGTAACGGAGCTGCTGCAATCTACCAAGATGGTGGAGCTGACCATGCAGCCAGTGAATATCAACGATATGGTAGAAAAGGCGTTGGTACTTGCTTCCGACAGACTGCAACTCAACAGCATCCAGGTAAACAAAAACTTCACCGATACCCAGGCCATGATGATGGCCGATGAAGAAAAGCTGATCATTGCACTGTTAAATATCATCATTAATGGTATAGAGGCAATGTCGCCAAGCCAGGGCGTTTTGGCAATCTCTACCGATACGGATAAATATTATATACAGCTACGTATAACCGATAACGGTAGCGGTATATCTGATGAAAATATGAGTAAACTTTTTGAGCCATTTTTCACCAGTAAAACTAAGGGAACCGGATTGGGGCTTACGGCTACACAGAATATTATCCTGAACCACAAGGGACGCATCACTGTGAAAAGTAAGCCGGGAGAAGGTTCCAGCTTTTTTATTACCTTTCCGCGTATTGCCTGATCAGAAAAAAAAGTTAAAATTGATAAAATAACCGCTATCTTTCAGGCCGAATTATACCTACTTGTTTTAACCACCCTACCGAAAAGCTCCTGCTAATAATTTACAATCAGCAGATTATAAAGTCAATTTTTTACTGACAAACCGATTTTAGCCACCCTACTGAAAAGCTGCGTGCTTATTGCATTCAGCATAAAGCCTCGCTATTGCATCAAAATCATTAAAGTACCTCTGGTAGTAGGCCCTATGCCGCGTATTATCAGGCTATTTATCGGCTATGCAGCATTTTTACGCTTGTTTTAGGAGAAAGCCGTTGTGTATTTCTCTGTTATTGCTTCTGCAATATTTCTTATTAACCGTTGTTCCCGCGCATGCTACCCCACTCGCGCGTGTAACTGCACCCACTATTACTAACGTAACTGGCCCCACTCCAGCAAAGAGCTACAAAAAAGGTGATGTACTGAGTTTTACCATCACATTCAGTGTACCCGTCAAGGTTACCGGGGCTCCGGGGAGTACCTATGTTCAGCTTTACCTAGGGGCGCCTGGTAAAGCCAGGCAGGCGGTATGGGTGAGTAGCGCTGCGTCGGCGACACAGGTCTTTTCCTATACACTAACAGATGGTGATGATTTCTCCGGTACTGTTACCTGGGATAATTTTATCACTATCAATGCAGGTAATATTTTTGATACCAACACGCCGGCAACGCCAATAGATCCCAATGGTCTGAAAGCAAACTTTCAGGCTGGTGCAACTACCAGTGCAGCGGGCATTATAATAGACGCTACCTCTCCCTTTGTAGCAGATGCTTTTGGTAATCCGGACTATATACATATTGCAGGAGCTCAAAATGTTGCCAGTGGCAGTGATGTTCAATTCCTGGTAACGTTTTCTGAGCCGGTGCAAAATATCACTAAATCAGGTTGGGTGGCCGCAGGCTCCAATGCGCTTACGTTTAGTAGTTATGATGTTGTGGTAACAGGTATTAAGACATGTGTCGTAACATTTCACAACGTTGTAAATACAGATACGAAAAACGTCCGGACATTCCAGATTCAGTTGAATGGTCCTGCCAGTGGCATTACCGATAACGCCGGTAACCCGATGGTGACCAATGCCGGCAGTGATGCCTTTTATATTGGACCTGGAACACCAGCGGCACCAACACCAATTATCACGGTAGAAAACAATAAAACAAAAGTAAATGGTGACTTCAACATCACTGTTACTTTCAGTAATACATTACAAGCCTTCGACCCGACAAAACTTTCCTGTACCAATTGCAATGCAACATTTACAGGAACGGCTCCCGGAGGTCCCTATACCTATACCATTTCTCCGCAAGGAAATACCGGAACAGCAACTATCAGCTTGCCTGTTGGCGCCGGTCAGGATGCCTTTGGCCAGAATACTACAGCCTCCAACACGGTAACCGTAGCTTATGACAAGGTACAGCCGACCGTGCAGATTACCCCTTCACAAGACGCGGCTACCGGAACATTCAGCGCGGTGCTGGTATTCAGTAAGCCCGTAACCACGCCGGATATCACTAAACTGACAGGAACCAGTGGTACCGTTACGCTGACACAAATCAGCCTGAACGACAGGACCACCTATAAAGTGGTTTTTACGCCCGCTGCGCAGGAAATGGATATTAATTTCGGTGTAAGCGCAGGCGCCTCTAAAGATGATTATGGTAACGATAACCTTCCGGCTAACGTAATTTTTCATTTCGATGTTTTAGCCCCTACTATTATAAGCATTACCCCTACTACCGCTTCTCCCACCAATGCTACTGCAGTAACCTATCAGGTGAAATTTTCTGAAAAGGTAACACAGCCGCAACTATCAGATTTCCTGGTAATGGGAACAGTAACCGCAAATGGCGTCATGCAGAGTGTTGTACCCGTAGGGGGAACAGCACCAGCCACTGATTATATTGTTACTATCGGAAGTGTTGGCGGAGATGGAACCTTGAACCTGGGTATTTTAGGAAATAACTCTATACAAGATCCGAGTAATAACCCACTCAGTGGCACTGCCAATGGAACTCCTGTTACCATAGATCATACGCCTCCTACTGTGAACCTTTCGGGTGCTACTATATTTGGTCAGGATCCATTCACCGTACAGTTGCATTTTTCTGAACCTGTAGTGCAGAACACTGGTAGTATTACCATTGCAAACGGCACATTGGGAGTTATATCAAAAGTAGATGCCCAAAACTGGACAGTAACAGTGAGTGCTGTTGCAAACGGAGCGGTGGTAATTACATTGAATACAGACTCCTGGAGAGACCTGGCGGGTAATCCTCTGCAACAAACAGCATTTAATGTCAATTTCGATAATACCGTTCCTCAGCCAACCCTGACTAAAGAAGCTGGTTATGATGCACCGTTTAAAGTAGATATACAGTTCTCTACAGATTTTTATCCTAATGTACTGGATAATTCCATGTTTACGCTGACAAATGGTACTATAAGTTCTTTGTATGGCAGTGGAAGAAATTGGGTTGTTGTGGTTCAGCCAATAGCTCCCGGCCCGGTAAGTATTTTCATGCAAGCGGCGCGGGTAAAAAGCGCTGCAGGAATAAAGAATGCAGCATCAAATGTTGTTACCTGGACATACGATCCAGGTTCATTTGACGTAACCTTATCTACCAGTGCCCCGGACCCTGCGGTTAATACTTTTGATGTGGCTGTTGAATTGACAAAAGCGGCTACGACGTTGGATGCATCGATGTTTACACTCGTAAATGGTACCGTTTACAATGTAACAAAAGTGGATGATACGCACTTTACTGTATCCGTTAAACCAGCGGCTACAGGCAGCGTAAGTGTTACATTCAGCGCCAATCAACTCCAGGATGCAGGTGGCCGTCCTAATAACATATCTAATACCGTTACTGTAAACGGTGTAGTAAATCACCCACCAACGGACATTAACTTATCTAAGGATAATGTAGATGAAAATATGCCAGCCGGTACGCTGGTAGGTAATCTGACTGCAACAGATCCTGATGCAGGAGATCAATTTATCTACACGCTGATGCCTGGTTATGATGCAGGCTTTGCTATTTCAGGTAATCAACTGGTGACTACTACCCCATTTGATTATGAAACAAAGAACAGCTATAATATCCGTATCAAAGTGACGGATAAGTATGGTGCTACTTTTGAAAAGAATTTTACGATTTATATCAATAATGTAAACGAAGCGCCAGCGGACATTTTACTGAGTAATAATACTATTGCGGAAGATAAGGCAGCTGGCACTTCAGTAGGTACTTTCAGTGCTACCGATCCTGAAAATAATGTGCCGCTGACATACACGCTGGTGGCAGGTGTTGGTAGTACAGATAATGCTTCCTTTATCATTGCTGGTGATGTGTTGCAGTCTGGAGCAATGTTCAACTACAATACGAAGAATACCTACAATATTCGTGTACGCGTTACCGATGCATTGGGTGCTTATTTCGAAAAGACGTTTGTTATAAATGTTACCGCTGTAAACCATGCCCCTACCGGAATTGTGTTGACACCGGATTATATTGTGGATCACAGCCCTGCCTATACTAAAGTAGGTGTACTGACAGCCATTGATGTAGACCAGAATGAAACATTCCATTTTACAATATTGTCAGGTTTTGATGGTAGTAAGTTTAAAATAGTTACCGTTGGAACAGATACCTATCTGGAATTAGAAGAACAGGCAGAATATTATCAGCAGAACAGCTATACCGTTATGATCGAGGTCACTGATAATGGTGGTGCGGTTTACTCACAAAAATTGACAATCCCGGTAAAACAAGGCAATTATCCGCCTACTGCTATTCTGTTAGATAATACAAAGGTAGATGAAGGCCTTCCTGTTGGTACAACGGTTGGAAACCTGAGCGGTACTGATCCGAATCCTGGTGATCATCTGCACTTCAGTATAGTGGCTTCTCCGGATGCCGGTAAGTTCGATATTACCGGTGGCACAACACTGGTAACCAATGCAGTATTTGACTATAGTGTAAAATCTTCCTATGATATTACCATAAGGGCTACAGACGACGGCGGACTCTATCTGGAAAAAACATTTACCATTTATGTAAATAACAAATTACATCCTGCAACTGATATAGCGCTGGATCGTGATAGTGTCCCTGAAAATAGCCCGGTTGGCACTTTGGTAGGTAATCTGAGCGCTACCAGTATTGATCCTGTGACGTATACCTTTGGTGGTGGTGCGGATGATGCGCAGTTTACTATTTCAGGTACAACCCTGCTGACAAATGCTTCGTTCGATTATGAAACGAAGAAAACATATCAAATTAAAAT
This window of the Chitinophaga sp. Cy-1792 genome carries:
- a CDS encoding DcaP family trimeric outer membrane transporter, which codes for MIKFLRLSGIGFLLTGMFLIIAVSNVYAQVDTDSLLRRIDSLEAKVNRIQSRIGRPQPQNRTQTRSALESGKYGGFVVADFMNTKLTIGGFVQADFIYDFKQPGNTQAFVPSSIPINNASKGNIAFSPRQTRLTIGSESDTKLGKLKTILEFDLFNPDGSSVPRLRHAWGELGRWGAGQYWSAFMDIDVFPNTLDYEGPNAMVFVRQIQVRYTQPLSRKTTLAFSLENPGSDVKFPVDSGMSARTLFPDAVLQFRHTFTEGSHIQLAGLFHPITFDDRLQDSHTTIGWGANLTGVIEINPRIKDNFVYQVTYGQGIARYFNDLGGGGYDAVAKSQTALKSIPVFGVMGFYDHWWSDKLSTSLGYGFLQLDDQQWQPQTDFKSTQYGVINLLYYPSSFVKFGLEYLYGKHLIIDKQDGNNSRLQVSMMYKF
- the glsA gene encoding glutaminase A; this translates as MKRINSIFFALVVLLLTGSSVMAQKAKESLTEANLKAVMNEAYEKFKNAPGGANASYIPFLADVDSKLYGIAICTADGKLYEVGDAKYEFGIESISKVFVLALAMMDHGPKAIEDSIGVNATGMPFNSVLAVELEPARAVNPLVNAGAMATNSFVKAPNSAAKWQRIDDIFAKFAGRRLPVIDKLYQSESATNQHNKAIAYLLYSYGRFYDDVDVSVDLYTKGCSYGTSAKDLAVMAGTLANAGRNPITKEQVIKPEYCPKILANMITEGLYDSTGDWVYATGLPGKSGVGGGIIAVVPGKLAIAVFAPPLDKAGNSVKGQLAVKYMVDKLGLNLLDGRN
- a CDS encoding DnaJ C-terminal domain-containing protein, with product MDVKDYYKILGVEKSSTAEQIKKAYRKLAVKYHPDKNPGDKAAEEKFKEINEAYEVLSDADKRKKYDQFGENYKYYEQHGGRPEDFDWSQYGGGGGGGQQYHYSGNMEDMFGGEGNFSDFFEQLFGSRFSGGAGGRRAQSTARGRDVQATMEVSLADAYSGATRQVEVGGSRLNIKLKPGLYEGQVIRLKGKGNPGRKGGENGDLLITIQLAPHPGYELKGQDLHGDVAVPLYTAILGGKINVPTPGSTLNMNIPAGTDSGKVFRLKGKGMPAYDNKGEAGDLYIKTVVHIPTHLTDKEKELFEQLSQLNAHGHA
- a CDS encoding damage-inducible protein D gives rise to the protein MLRLFDYLEEVIATERISQLNNPPMLYTASEIMQELGYPESSLAQEPLDRAMHACAALQIPVNYNFKKVYLFKDGEMITDWQLSELATYLFMINCNPLNPVVAKAQLIFMMKDRV
- a CDS encoding MDR family MFS transporter, whose product is MRDVNRTGILIVIIMGTIMAGIDSSIVNISLPVMSRQFNCTLDEIEWVITVYMLSFSVLMPLTNWLKNRIGFFNLYLGAISIFTIGSLMCALSDNLPSLLAARVIQALGGGAMAPTSMAIISYVFPSRIRGTILGWWGLGNLVGPAIGPTLGGILTEKFGWPSIFYINLPIGILTVYLAFRYLGILRKQPKIKLPFDLAGFTALTIFLVCLQYGIAKAERVGITSPQILIILSIALLALIAFVGIDRRVKTPIIDLHLFENYSFVSCILVTISRAAALFGGLFLMPFLLQEQMGYSEGMSGLLILPNSVFMAALMPFAGRWSDKHGSREISLMGILLLAVSMFLFARLDSHSGMQSVIITMVIRGLGMGLLLAPLNAATLSAVRPEEVTMASSISTLMQQVGGALGIAMLAIITQATYNENVLAGVSNMRAHHLALRQGFHISMIILLVTLIPAWFMPRRNVVLKEADKHIDT
- a CDS encoding hybrid sensor histidine kinase/response regulator; the protein is MPATGKKRILMIDDDEDDFYLVNALLQDISPDQYTLEWASSYNNGLKAIATQAHDLYLVDYRLGSHTGIDVLKYFRQLDYNAPVILFTGKGDYLIDKEAMEAGASDYLVKSEINGALLERAIRYTLDKFAHLSVIEKSEKRYFSIFEKSNDIILLVDDQQRIIAANPAAVKVLGYGDDHLYHMCLSDLIARDEDKLVFASRSLAHHPAGQLEYLFQSQAGLLLEVMMNISLLDEKNEHYLCIIQDVTLQKQKAREKQQQEKFAITGRIARMVAHEVRNPLTNILLATSQLKMEPMAESEEGQLYLDIMERNCHRINQLVTELLQSTKMVELTMQPVNINDMVEKALVLASDRLQLNSIQVNKNFTDTQAMMMADEEKLIIALLNIIINGIEAMSPSQGVLAISTDTDKYYIQLRITDNGSGISDENMSKLFEPFFTSKTKGTGLGLTATQNIILNHKGRITVKSKPGEGSSFFITFPRIA
- a CDS encoding cadherin domain-containing protein translates to MLLQYFLLTVVPAHATPLARVTAPTITNVTGPTPAKSYKKGDVLSFTITFSVPVKVTGAPGSTYVQLYLGAPGKARQAVWVSSAASATQVFSYTLTDGDDFSGTVTWDNFITINAGNIFDTNTPATPIDPNGLKANFQAGATTSAAGIIIDATSPFVADAFGNPDYIHIAGAQNVASGSDVQFLVTFSEPVQNITKSGWVAAGSNALTFSSYDVVVTGIKTCVVTFHNVVNTDTKNVRTFQIQLNGPASGITDNAGNPMVTNAGSDAFYIGPGTPAAPTPIITVENNKTKVNGDFNITVTFSNTLQAFDPTKLSCTNCNATFTGTAPGGPYTYTISPQGNTGTATISLPVGAGQDAFGQNTTASNTVTVAYDKVQPTVQITPSQDAATGTFSAVLVFSKPVTTPDITKLTGTSGTVTLTQISLNDRTTYKVVFTPAAQEMDINFGVSAGASKDDYGNDNLPANVIFHFDVLAPTIISITPTTASPTNATAVTYQVKFSEKVTQPQLSDFLVMGTVTANGVMQSVVPVGGTAPATDYIVTIGSVGGDGTLNLGILGNNSIQDPSNNPLSGTANGTPVTIDHTPPTVNLSGATIFGQDPFTVQLHFSEPVVQNTGSITIANGTLGVISKVDAQNWTVTVSAVANGAVVITLNTDSWRDLAGNPLQQTAFNVNFDNTVPQPTLTKEAGYDAPFKVDIQFSTDFYPNVLDNSMFTLTNGTISSLYGSGRNWVVVVQPIAPGPVSIFMQAARVKSAAGIKNAASNVVTWTYDPGSFDVTLSTSAPDPAVNTFDVAVELTKAATTLDASMFTLVNGTVYNVTKVDDTHFTVSVKPAATGSVSVTFSANQLQDAGGRPNNISNTVTVNGVVNHPPTDINLSKDNVDENMPAGTLVGNLTATDPDAGDQFIYTLMPGYDAGFAISGNQLVTTTPFDYETKNSYNIRIKVTDKYGATFEKNFTIYINNVNEAPADILLSNNTIAEDKAAGTSVGTFSATDPENNVPLTYTLVAGVGSTDNASFIIAGDVLQSGAMFNYNTKNTYNIRVRVTDALGAYFEKTFVINVTAVNHAPTGIVLTPDYIVDHSPAYTKVGVLTAIDVDQNETFHFTILSGFDGSKFKIVTVGTDTYLELEEQAEYYQQNSYTVMIEVTDNGGAVYSQKLTIPVKQGNYPPTAILLDNTKVDEGLPVGTTVGNLSGTDPNPGDHLHFSIVASPDAGKFDITGGTTLVTNAVFDYSVKSSYDITIRATDDGGLYLEKTFTIYVNNKLHPATDIALDRDSVPENSPVGTLVGNLSATSIDPVTYTFGGGADDAQFTISGTTLLTNASFDYETKKTYQIKITATNTSGLTFTKDFTIKVTNVNENPTDISLDHDTVEEQQAAGAVVGNLSTTDPDTNDTFTYTIQAGPDAANFAIDGNVLKTAAVLDFRTKATYTITIRSTDAGGLYTEKSFTIHVSEKNLPPDGLELSNTRIDEGLPLTTVVGTIIGHDPNTVNILHYSIVPVDDYSYFSVNGDKLITMLPMDYSVKSQFHITLTVMDQFGLSFQKQFTITVNNKYHGPSGIQLSKDSIPENSAIGTLVGNLSANSVDAASTLVYSFGGGADDASFTINGTALNSNTALDFETKNTYNIKIKVTDTSGLSSTQDFVIRVTDVNEAPTSLALSNNKIDELLPLGSTVGTLSATDPDAGDTFTYTIVGGADANSFKIVNNVLQTNAVLNYQQQQTYEVRIRVTDRGGLYFEQTFTIQLLPVNQAPTDVQLSNTQVEDQSPANTVVGKLTATDPDANETFTYTLSGTDAGKFKVVLSGSDYYLQTVSAVDMQQQSSYSITITVTDRGGLTYGKPFTITVKEKNVAPTDIQLSKKSVDEQLPAGTTVGTITGTDPNTNDQLSFSLLAGGDNNSFAINGTTLVTNAVFDFSVKSQYVITIRATDLGGLTYEKQFTITVNNTGHPPTAIALSNNSVAENSAVGTLVGNLSATSVDPVNSLVYSFAGGADDAQFTISGTELKTNAVFDYETKNVYNIKIKVTGGSGLSYTKDFTINVTDVNEAPTDITLDNNKILENSPVGTAIGSFTATDPDAGDTFTWSFAGGADDSKFTLVGNKLQSNAVFDYETKNSYTIRIRVTDRGGLYFEKNFTINILDVNEPPTITNPGNQVVCDGQQAQEIALSGLSAGPEKNQTITIVATSSKDFFDMLTTRDNGNGTGAIRFQLKKGISGVTTLTVLVRDNGGTDNGGQDQVSITFDLTVNELPAVTVTSDKGTTVPAGTIVNLTATGGSTYAWGDAPDVISGRNSAVLTVQPTVTNTYLVTVTNVYGCTVTTDFRLEVSGKVGVEASNILTPNGDGINDRWVVKNIAQYPNNEVRIYDRAGRLIYNRKGYANEWDGRLNGHVLAEGTYYYLLDLGDGKVVKGFITIVHQ